The following DNA comes from Rosa rugosa chromosome 5, drRosRugo1.1, whole genome shotgun sequence.
CTGCCTCTGATTGGAAAGCTGCAACCATTATTTCTCAAGTCCAGTACCTCTCTTCAACCCGGCAGTTTAACTGGTCTTGGATCAGTAGAAAGGCTAATAAAGCAGCTCATCATGTTGCTTCATTAGTTAACAGTGGGAAGTGTCCTTCCAACTGGGTTCGTCACCCTCCCTCCTCTTTACTTGAAATTTTGTTGTATGATGGGCTTCCAGGTCCACCTCTAGTTTAGTTGGTTTGGTCCTGGCTCTTTGTTTGTTTCTGTCAAGGGTTCTTCTTCCCCTTGTTTTTTATTAAGTATTTCaagttgtcaaaaaaaaaaaaaaaaattatttgaccTCGCCACTAAAGGAAGTACCATTAGAATCTCTTACGATAAAACCATCATCAGCAGCATTATTTGTTGTTACGAATAATAGAGCCATCAAAATTAAGCTCGACCATTTGACAGCTTGGTGGATCCCATTTAATGCAATGAGCATGTTACTAAATTTCAccaatagaaaaaaagaaagaaaaaaaatacatcaCTCCGAAATTTACGACATGTCACTTTGTGAATACTCCAGGTGAAAAGGGCATTATGGGAATTGCAAAGTAGTTACCCCCCCCCCTAAAGAGCTTCACATTTCCCGCCAAATCTCTGCAACTCCCAAATTGGCGGCTTATaaaccctagagagagaaacagagtcAGATCCCTAATTCCAAAAAATGGAAGACCAAATCAAAGCGGAATTCATCAAGAGCGACTTCACTCTCGACGAAGAAGACGAAATTCTCAAAAAatgtaagattttttttttttggcttctgCTTTTCTTCACCCAAAATCCCTAATCCCACCAAAAACCACACTCACTCACTGATAATCTTGGATTAGGTCTCACTTTCTGCATCAATTACAAGCTCACGCCTTCGGATCTCGTTTCAAGCTGGGAAATTTACTACCTCAACAGGTCAATTCCTCTTCCGAATCTGTGTGTTTAGGGTTCTGGCCAAATcgattccatttttttttttttttttttatgggaagATCCTGGCCTCGAATTTTGGACTTGTCATAAGAGCAAGGGATTGGGTTTATATATGTATGATATACACTGCAGGCAGTTAAACGAACCGGTGGTTCGAGATGTCGAAATGGAAGGGTTTTTACAGCATTTGCAGAATGAGCAGAAAGAAGCTCTGACTAATAAGGAGGAACCCGGTCTGCATATTTACTCCAGTAATGATGTGGACATGTAAGTTTGCTGTATATAGGAGTTGTGAATTTGTAGTTGGTATAGGCCCTTCGGGGATATATGATAAAATGGTAATGATACAAAGAGGATTTGACAATCATTGAACTTGTGGACATTGAATTTATTATGATTTGTATTGGTAATTCAGTATCTGATAAGAGATGGGAAACCCTGTGCAGGATTTTGAATGGTGAAGATGTAGATATAGAGGAAACGGTTCTTCACACTCCAATATCCAAATCCCAGAACCACTATTCAGATTCATTCTACTCAACACCACAAACAAATGGGAACATTCCTTCTTCTGGAAAACCAACAAAGCTTATAACCCCCTTTGGTAGACGAACTGACAAGTTTGTTGTGAAATTTAGTATTGAAAATATGCCAAATACAGAGAATGTCAAGAAGGAAGATGATAATGAGGATCAAGACGAAGATGACATTATCAGGAGGGTTAAGCCTGGGAAGAGGTGCTCTTTAGTAGTCCATGGTTCAGGTCCTGAAATAGGCTGTAGGTTCATGTATGATAGGATTGCAGATAGGGTAAGTGAAACTTATTTTAGCATATTGATTTCACCTTCACATAAGTACTTCACTAACTTAAGCTTTTGTTGGCTCAGTTTAATGCACTCGAAACCCGAATTTTAAAGCATGCAACTGCACTGGTTTCATCCGGGCAGTATGAGGAACCAGTGGACCCTACAATTTCTTCTGAGGTATAGTaatccccctctctctctctctctctctctctctctctctctcaacttaAAAAAGGGTGGGAAGAAAATCAATCCAAAGCTGGTTATGATTTCAACTTGAAATTCAATCTTCATGTTGTCACTTGTTTGCTTTTAAGAGTATGTTTCTACATAGAGCATAAGTCTAACCATCTGAAAAAATATCTTGTTTCAGAAAAGCATATTTACGGTTGGGATGATTTGTTGTGATGGAGAAGGCCATTTGAACGAGAAGTCCACCTTGCTGCAAAGCAGGTAGAAACTCATGGACTTTCCTATAATTCTTCATGTGCAAcaggattttgaatgataatttTCTTTTCACTTCTTTGATTTTTGTAGTGCTGAACATTCTGGAGGCCAACGTGTTCGAATAGAGTTACACCATGTGAGCCAGTATTCAATCTTTCCAGGCCAGGTATTAGAACATCAGATGCAAAAACCATGGCTCTGATTTCAGATGTTGAAATGAACATCATGTTTAAAATCTAACATGGAACGATTGTATTCCTGCAGGTAGTAGGTATTGTGGGGCACAATCCTAGTGGACATTGCTTCATTGCTTCTAAACTGATTGATTCAATCCCTTTATCTGTTGCTGCTGATGAAAACTTGCATCCTGCAAAAAAGCCAGCTTTGGATCCGGAGAGTTTGTCAATCGATCTGGCCAGTCCACAACCAGAGCTATCAGTGGTATGTAAACCTGTAGCCTGTGTCAATCTATGAGACACACCTGTTTTCTTGTGCTAAAGCTTATTCATCTATCAGTCATATTGAATTGTTTACTGTTTTCACTAAACCAGAATTCATTTTTCACAGCACACTCTGAACTCACTTGAAAGATAATGTTTAGATATAAATTTTTGAGAAGCTAAGGGTAGAGTTTCCCTAGTGATGGTACCATAAAATCTAGACAATTAGATGTTCTTTAAGGAAGCTGGTGATGCACTGCTACAAAAATCAACAATTTGTAAGTTGTAGGCTTTTAGAGGAACAAGAAAGACTAGAAGATAATAGAATGTATTGTTTCTAATTGGAGAGCATTTGTCATTAAGTGAAGAGGTATAAGGGTTTGGTTTGCTAACCCTATCCAAGCAAAGGGCATCATATATCTTACATTTCtggaaacaaacaaaaaaatattactTTCTGCTTGCTCAAATGTTAGGTGTTATGTAGGTGATGTTGTCCTAGTACTTTAAATATTTGCTGATTATTGTGAAATATATAACTTCTGCGATTCCTTGAAAATTTCTTGATCTATGTTGGTAACCCATACCTTCCGTATTTAAAACAGATCATTGCATCAGGTCCTTTTACCACGATTGACAATTTACTGTTTGAACCTCTAAAAGAGCTGCTAGCATATGCAAACAGAAAGCTTCCTCAATTGCTTATATTGGCAAGTATCTACTTTTCTGCAACAgaatttttctcaagaattttaCTATGTTGATCTTTCATGTTGACATATGATGTTTTTTCTCAGCTAGGACCATTTATTGATTCTGAACATCCAGAAATTAAGAAAGGCACTGTTGACAGGACCTTTGATGACATATTCCAATTTGAAATTATAAGAAGGGTATGTACTTTCGAAGTTGTGTAATTGTTATCTTGAAGACTGTCAAACATCTGTTTTTCTTCAtgccttttttccttttatctTTGAGCAGTTGCAAGATTATGCAGAATACATGGGATCCCATGCGCGTGTCGTTCTTGTACCATCTGTACGTGATGCTAACCATGACTTTGTTTTCCCTCAGGTAATGTTGCTTTTCAATCAAATACATATAGTACATATGTGCTTACAATTCATCAAGATGCTACAAGAAATataatattaatatattatataatCTTTGTTTGGTCTTGCAGCCTCCCTTTGATATTCGTCCTCCAGATCTCAAACGTCAGGTACATTGGTTTTGTAAATTTTGAGCGATTTATCTTTCAAACCACTAGGCAATTCCTAAgtaaatttcattttctggaTTTGCACTTACTAAGTGGTTTCACATATTCTTACTCAGATCACGAGTATCACAAATCCAGGAATGTTCGAGGCAAATCAGGTAACACACATGGCACTTGCTGTGAAATTATGAGAATAACACTGTTAACTTATTCCAAAATACTGTTAATGTTAAACCCAAAAGTTCTAGTTCAAAAATCGTATGAAGATTAAAACTTAAGATTTAAATCGCAAGATACACTTGGTCATTATAAGACACGATCTCAAGGATGAACTTAGAGTAAGACTGTCCTTTATTTGATTTTGTAGTGCAGGTCTTCCTTTCTCAACTTTGAACCTGTCATTCAAACTGTATGTTGCTTATATACTTTCAATTCATTGGTATGATATTACAGAACCTTCAGCAGTTAGAAAATTAAGACATCTTGAGGCCGTACAACAAAAACCAACATTGAAATAGTTCATTTTCACAGGTTAAGAACCTGTACATGAAAGCAAAATGATAAAGATGATGCTCCATGTTGCTGATGAGATGACTGTATACGAGATTAATTGGCAAAATAATGATCTGTAGTTGACAAAGTTTGTATTATGCATTTGCATTGCAAATGTTTCTATCTATGCTTTAGTTGCATTTCTTCCAAATCAGGAGCTGTAGCCACAATAGCACCAGTTTTTATGTCTGTTGGCCTTACTTATCCAAAGCATAGATGGTGGGATGTAGAAGTAATTTCATACTCAACTTCTGGTTTCAGGTCAAGATAGGTTGCTGCTCTGTCGATATTCTTAAACACCTTAGTGGAGAGGAGACCTCACGTATTCCAAAGGATGGAACACCCAGTGATCGCATGAGTAGACTTGCAAACCATATACTCAGCCAACGCAGGCATGTTTCTAATAACTTATAAAAGCATTGTTCAGTTCATGTTAGTATAAGTCCATATGGTGAGAAGTGGTTTACCATCTAAAACTCAAAcctattttgtaattttttggAACAGCTTTTATCCTTTATATCCACCAGCAGAAAGTGTTCCATTGGATTTTTCACTTGCTCCAGAAGCTCTAAACATCTCATTGATCCCAGACATTCTCATCCTACCCTCTGACATGAAGTATTTTGTAAAGGTAAATGTTCATACCAATTTCAATGTCAAAGCAAATCTAACAGATCATACAGAATGGTGATATTGCCACACCGATGAAAATTGGTTTTAGATTTTATGACAATGTGATGTTTAAACCTAGGAGTTGCCGAATGTCCTCAAGAAAAGTTAATAGAAATTTTGCTTTGGTTTCAGGTGCTGTCCCTCGGTGAAAGAAGTGAAGGAGAACAGCCGGTTAAATGCATCTGTGTCAATCCGGGAAGACTTGCAAAGGGAGAAGGAGGGGGTACTTTTGTAGAGCTTAACTACTATGGTAGTCCTGACACATCCAATGCTTCCATTATAGGCATATAAACCTTGGATTTTTTTAGCTAGCTTGTGTAAATCAGAACAGTGCAGGTAAGTTATAGTTTATTGTGTTTTTTTGGTTGAACTTTATTGTATCATTTATAGATTCCAATACTCATTGCTGCACTTGGATCATCATTGATAATGAGGATATTTTACATTTTCAATGCTGTACAAAAAGAGATATAATAAAGAATATCCAAGACAATGAAAAAACAGTGCACACTGCATTCTTCAGTACCATTTCAACCGCACACATCAACTACTTTGATATGTACTGCGGGCCAGCTTATCTAATTGAGATAATCTTAATTGTTAATAATGCTTCTGCAAAACGATATAACAAAGGAGTTTGTGATTATTGGTAACACCTGATTACAAAATGAATGAGTGCTTTCGATTAATTGAACAAGTCAGGCTCATAACTTAGCAGCAATTACATAAGCATGATTGCTACTCAAGGAACCAAGCTAAGGCTTAAAAGGCATGAACAGAATACAAGTGAACAAACAAAACAACTAACTGAATCCCAAGTTCAGAGACCATATAAAAAGAGCTTATAATTAGGTAATGCATCTATCAGGAGTGCTTTCCATTAGTTGAACAAGTCAAAGCCCCTAATTTACCAGcaatttgaagttttgaaccaTGGAACACTTTTGCCAACGAAAACTTATTTCATCTTTTTATGGAAACTTTTACCAACAAATTTTTCTTTGGCGAtattctttttaatttattgttttttgtgGGTGCCAACGAAGTTTCAGCGGTTCAACTGAAGCTTGTTCTCTTATTAGGTACCGACACAAGAAAGTAACACTGTAATCCACGTATATTCAAAGTTCTAGTATATATTAATCTATTCCATCCTTAGCAAGTCATTGTCTTGAACATCACCATTGCTGTAATTGTCATGATTTTAATTAGAGCTCAGAAGATCGGATGCACAGTTTGATACAACTGATTTTATTGATACAGCAAGCAATTGAGAATGCACAGTTTGGTACAATCAGTTTTATTGTTTGTCATGGAAGATGGTATTATGGCTGTTTGTTGGGGGTGTCCATAGTTGTAGTTTTGAGCTTTTGTTAGGCATGAAGCTctgttttcctttccttttgtgTTTGGGGCAAGGTTTATGTTCCCccactttttttctttattaataaaataacaaATAGGGGGAAGGGCAGTGGATTCCCAGGGAGTGGGAATGACTCCCTGGCCGTACAGTGTTTGACTCCGAATGACTAATATCGCGTTAATTCCTTATTtgataaagaagaaaagaagaagaagcaactgAGAATGCACAGTTTGTCATCACTGCCGTTTCTACTGTGGTTTTTTGCAGCCAAATTGTAGAATGTGATCCTCCAGGAGCAAGAACAACTGCTAAATTTGATTTCTGGTCTATATGTCTAGTTATTCATTTATTCTCACTACAAAAAGATGTACTAACTAATCTATATCTGGAAACTAAAATTCTCACTATCAATAACTAGACATTTTCCCAAAAAATTTCCATTCCAGTATTTATGTTGCTTCAGTAAGTAAACAACTGTTGCTGGATTCATGTTGAACACTTTTGGTCGAAGTTTTCTTGATGGTCCAAagtgtaaaaccatagttacatgctcacaacatatgcacaacaatcataaaaggattaaggcttaccttcagcaataacagacatggattccatcttatgcaactgcttaactcgatcactgaatgtggtcttctgttacttaccaacttgcttctcaatggacagaacttatgcaatagtcgtggtagtaatcagggaccaattcatctgtatatatatgagacttaaacctcaagaagcttcccattaaagcattccttgtcggtttaggtttcactcttagattcctaatgtatcacaacttgtagcctttcttgtcgactaagcaatggattactatccttaatgaattgatacactattcattaagttactagtattgatttactgtttgtatccatgttaaactaggattgatattaagctaatcatcaattactttatgatgatatgtgttatgtccatatttgatcttacaatctcccccttggactcacacatatcatgctcgatgatttgcaccagagaacatcaaaacctacttaacttactgaagtgcgcgccagataacaaactcaaatcgaaaatccattccaacatggtcagatcacagttacttatgcagagcaagaaacagtatacattttaacaaaaatgcagagtttcaaaaccactaacataagcttctgcaatccacatatgttcaaccagaagtgatacaatatatgttaatgtgtatcaacaagtaaacatatattaggtcctactttatgtttctaaaaccagaaactcaagcaaatttactgaacactgatggcttaaaaaatattgcttgaaccttaacatcatgcttcacatgatttaagccatctgatagcaagtatgatattcaaaacaagatgataatttccaaaataaaacaataaagctgcagcaaaatcataactggaaatacctcaaaagtttattgataataataaaatctgtcattacaaacaagttgtgataaataaagtcaaaagatcacaactaaaaatacaagaactcaaaaaccttagaaatttaaattgctccaactggattaactctatactgaacctaagcatctagattagctaaaactccaatgttggctgtatgtttctggaatgctgctactgacaaggccttggtgaaggggtctgctagctgcgaattcgtgtcaatgttcaaaacagctatctcaccatgcttaaccctttctctaacactgtaatactttaaatcaatgtgtttagaattatttgacctttt
Coding sequences within:
- the LOC133710024 gene encoding uncharacterized protein LOC133710024 translates to MEDQIKAEFIKSDFTLDEEDEILKKCLTFCINYKLTPSDLVSSWEIYYLNRQLNEPVVRDVEMEGFLQHLQNEQKEALTNKEEPGLHIYSSNDVDMILNGEDVDIEETVLHTPISKSQNHYSDSFYSTPQTNGNIPSSGKPTKLITPFGRRTDKFVVKFSIENMPNTENVKKEDDNEDQDEDDIIRRVKPGKRCSLVVHGSGPEIGCRFMYDRIADRFNALETRILKHATALVSSGQYEEPVDPTISSEKSIFTVGMICCDGEGHLNEKSTLLQSSAEHSGGQRVRIELHHVSQYSIFPGQVVGIVGHNPSGHCFIASKLIDSIPLSVAADENLHPAKKPALDPESLSIDLASPQPELSVIIASGPFTTIDNLLFEPLKELLAYANRKLPQLLILLGPFIDSEHPEIKKGTVDRTFDDIFQFEIIRRLQDYAEYMGSHARVVLVPSVRDANHDFVFPQPPFDIRPPDLKRQITSITNPGMFEANQVKIGCCSVDILKHLSGEETSRIPKDGTPSDRMSRLANHILSQRSFYPLYPPAESVPLDFSLAPEALNISLIPDILILPSDMKYFVKVLSLGERSEGEQPVKCICVNPGRLAKGEGGGTFVELNYYGSPDTSNASIIGI